CTTTTGCCGGCCTGCGCAGCCGCCCGACGGGAACGTCTGGCCGCCGAAGCCCACATGCGGCTTCAGCGGGAAGAGAACCGCCGGCGTCTGCTGGAGCAAATCCAGGTCTCGCAGCGGCTGGAACAGGAACAGTGGGAGCAGGAGCTGCTGCCGCTGGCTCAACGACTTCTCCGGGCTCTTGAACAGAATCTGCCCGGCCCACAGCTCCGGCAGGAAGCTGTTGAAATCGGTGCCTGTGCCTGGCAAAAAGGCGGGGTGAACTGCATGCGGCATCTTCTGCGTTTGGTGAATCGGCTTTTAGCGGAAAAAGGGATGCCTCCGCTGCCGCATCCGGCTTTCTGGTGGGACGGAATCGGAACATGGCGGAAGCCCTCTCTCAAAGAAGTCTTTACACAAAAACCAAATACTCTTTTCTGACCTGGAGGTACCGTGAGAAAACTGTTTTTCTTTGGATTTCTCTGGCTGACACATGCCCTTTGTCCGGCCGCCGATTGGTATGTTCACCCGGCCGGCTCCTCTTCTCCGGACGGCTCAATGAACCACCCCTTTGCCTCGATTCAGCAGGCCCTGGATGCGGCGCAATCCGGGGACCGCATAATCCTTCTTCCGGGAGTTTACTCCGGGCCGGGCAATTTCAATCTGAATCCGCAGGGAAAGAGTCTTACCATTGAAAGCACGGAGCCGGCGAATTTGGAGATTGCCGCTTCTACGATTATCGACCCGAATGGTTGGGGCCGAGGGTTTGTGCTGAACCACCCGGACAGCTCCCCGTTTGTCCTGCAGGGATTGACCATTCGAAACGCCGTCTGCAGTCAGGAAGACAATCCGCCTCACGGAGCGGCTCTGTCCTGCTCTGGGGTGAGTCTGACTGTTCGATTCTGTATTTTTGAAAGCTGCGATGCCGACGGCGGATGGGGCGGGGCTTTCTATGGAGAAAACTCCGAAGCAATCTTTGAACACTGTCTGTTCACCGCCAACCAGGGCCGCTACGGCGGAGCGGCAGCCGTGAATCTGAACAGTTTCGTCTCGTTTAATTATTGCACGATTGTCGGTAATCAGGCCTGGTTCGGCGGCGGAGGAATTATGGTCGATTTTGACTCGACCATTTCTTTGCGAAACTCCATCGTGTTTTCCAACGGGATAACGGTATCCCCGGATGACAGAGGCCGACAAATCAGAATCCGCAGTTCCGCCCTTTCCGCCTCCTACAGCTG
This window of the Anaerohalosphaeraceae bacterium genome carries:
- a CDS encoding right-handed parallel beta-helix repeat-containing protein, giving the protein MRKLFFFGFLWLTHALCPAADWYVHPAGSSSPDGSMNHPFASIQQALDAAQSGDRIILLPGVYSGPGNFNLNPQGKSLTIESTEPANLEIAASTIIDPNGWGRGFVLNHPDSSPFVLQGLTIRNAVCSQEDNPPHGAALSCSGVSLTVRFCIFESCDADGGWGGAFYGENSEAIFEHCLFTANQGRYGGAAAVNLNSFVSFNYCTIVGNQAWFGGGGIMVDFDSTISLRNSIVFSNGITVSPDDRGRQIRIRSSALSASYSCLSNQPADIQADDDSTVFIGPGILYQEPEFAFYSDSIPPQMRDFRLKSRYGRWNPQTQSWILDPVTSPCINAGDPNDDWSAEPWPNGKRADIGFYGGTAQASLYGNPADFTVDGAVNLADLSEWVENWLSSHFSAIYDLNKDSQINLLDFESLSRWWLEQD